A region of Nostoc sp. 'Peltigera membranacea cyanobiont' N6 DNA encodes the following proteins:
- a CDS encoding type IV secretory system conjugative DNA transfer family protein: MNNYLFATAKTKTVREVKAAHKNSNTDFSKYTDKLMSPQGLLLAGGIGLLLLLQLFSNGKKGKLATSYWGGAKETAQAKKKALKQIVAPKCDSASLYIGIHKYKGQKLPKGSGGVPVYVPDVQRGTAVIGAPGSGKSFSAINPMIYSAIDQGFGIVLYDFKYASQAKIASYAKSKGYDVHVFAPGFPESEVCNPIDFLRDSSDAETARQLATVINKNFRLLGNASEDAFFGPAGDQLTQAILMLTKEFGDRADIMTAAAILSSEKMVERLMAAALNPWIKIAFGQLFSSAGSEKTIAGIAGSASLMFTRFMARGTLGCFVGKTTLPLEVKRKQMIIFGLDRERRDAVSPLMTSILHMVVSRSIAKKRKEDGPLVVCLDELPSIFLPDLFKWLNESRSEGFCGILGWQNMGQLEKIYGREISKAILGACGTKFVFNPGEEESARLFSAYLGEEEIKYKQKSRSTGGGKASTSISEQERTRKLFEPAQFLKLPPGKCLFINPAYSNKNEGSVPILKNIKIPKYIIGLEQENDTNWDKVIKELARKSTQKKPTQEDLDLRVKEVDRKFPIPQAPVQAGNAPLPVDAYKSFF; encoded by the coding sequence ATGAATAATTATCTGTTTGCAACTGCTAAAACTAAGACTGTTAGAGAAGTAAAAGCTGCTCATAAAAATAGTAATACTGACTTTAGTAAATATACAGATAAGCTCATGTCACCTCAAGGTTTACTACTTGCAGGGGGAATTGGCTTATTGTTGCTTTTACAGCTTTTTAGTAATGGTAAAAAAGGCAAGCTTGCTACTAGCTATTGGGGCGGAGCAAAGGAAACCGCCCAAGCTAAGAAAAAAGCCCTCAAGCAAATCGTCGCTCCTAAATGTGATAGTGCCAGTTTATATATTGGAATACACAAATACAAGGGTCAAAAATTACCCAAGGGGAGTGGGGGAGTACCAGTTTATGTACCCGATGTCCAACGCGGAACTGCTGTAATTGGCGCACCTGGTAGCGGTAAATCATTCTCGGCTATCAACCCGATGATTTACTCAGCAATTGACCAAGGTTTTGGTATAGTACTATACGACTTCAAGTATGCCAGTCAAGCCAAAATCGCCAGTTATGCCAAATCAAAGGGGTATGACGTACACGTATTTGCACCAGGATTCCCCGAATCGGAGGTATGTAACCCAATCGATTTTTTACGCGACAGTAGCGATGCTGAGACTGCACGGCAGTTAGCTACAGTTATTAACAAGAACTTTCGCTTGTTGGGTAATGCGTCTGAGGATGCATTCTTCGGCCCTGCGGGCGATCAGTTGACGCAGGCTATCTTAATGCTAACCAAAGAGTTTGGCGATCGCGCTGATATTATGACGGCTGCGGCAATACTTTCCAGCGAGAAGATGGTCGAACGCTTGATGGCAGCAGCACTAAACCCCTGGATTAAGATAGCTTTTGGTCAATTATTTAGTTCGGCTGGCTCCGAAAAAACCATAGCGGGTATCGCTGGTAGCGCTTCATTGATGTTCACCCGATTCATGGCAAGGGGTACATTGGGATGCTTTGTCGGTAAAACAACCCTCCCCCTGGAGGTAAAACGCAAACAGATGATTATCTTCGGGTTAGACCGCGAACGCCGCGATGCTGTCAGCCCACTGATGACTAGCATTCTCCACATGGTAGTTTCCCGCAGCATCGCCAAAAAACGCAAGGAAGATGGCCCATTAGTAGTATGTCTTGACGAGTTGCCAAGTATCTTCCTTCCAGATTTATTTAAATGGCTTAACGAATCTCGTTCCGAAGGATTCTGCGGTATCCTGGGTTGGCAAAATATGGGTCAGCTTGAAAAGATTTATGGTAGAGAAATCTCTAAAGCCATCCTCGGTGCCTGCGGCACAAAATTTGTTTTTAATCCTGGTGAAGAAGAATCCGCCAGATTATTTTCTGCATATTTAGGTGAAGAGGAAATTAAATATAAACAAAAATCTCGCTCAACTGGAGGGGGTAAAGCCAGCACATCTATCAGCGAACAAGAACGGACTCGGAAGCTGTTCGAGCCTGCCCAATTCCTTAAATTACCACCCGGTAAATGTCTATTTATTAACCCAGCTTATAGTAATAAAAATGAGGGTTCAGTACCAATATTAAAAAATATCAAAATCCCAAAATATATTATCGGACTCGAACAAGAAAACGATACTAACTGGGATAAAGTCATTAAGGAGCTTGCTAGGAAAAGTACCCAGAAAAAGCCCACACAGGAAGATTTAGATTTGCGAGTCAAGGAAGTAGATCGGAAGTTTCCTATCCCACAAGCACCTGTACAAGCAGGCAATGCACCGTTACCTGTTGATGCGTACAAGAGCTTTTTCTAA
- a CDS encoding tyrosine-type recombinase/integrase — MTITLAALTTQFLDRPGLTNSTIRTYEYVLIPLLQLYGRWSIEIIDYEILVEYLSGVSQVKFTTHNKYQAVITALFNFALQQGYIKSNPLARYPRCKPNLEKGEHNSDEEVRYLTPAQLNLLYQTIKPDARMSALIHLLHSTGARIAEILTLDLDGVDIQNRKFQVIGKRNKQRWCFYSESAAQSLNNYLKYYRHPCVSALFTAQQPFSLKVSRLSYATAYKSLLEVIKGVSELEGIRFHDLRHTFGTERVGLMGIDELRALMGHETIQMTLRYSKVTSRRAEEVAQKAFEKIPNYGQ, encoded by the coding sequence GTGACTATTACTTTAGCTGCGTTAACAACCCAGTTTTTAGATCGTCCAGGACTGACAAACTCAACGATTCGTACTTACGAATATGTTTTGATACCTTTGCTTCAACTTTATGGCCGTTGGTCGATTGAAATTATTGACTATGAAATTTTGGTTGAATATTTATCAGGGGTGTCTCAAGTAAAATTTACAACTCACAATAAATATCAAGCAGTAATTACCGCATTATTTAACTTTGCCCTGCAACAGGGCTATATCAAATCAAACCCTCTAGCTAGATATCCTCGATGCAAACCTAACTTGGAGAAAGGAGAACATAATTCTGACGAAGAAGTGCGTTATCTTACACCAGCACAATTAAATCTTCTCTACCAAACCATTAAACCAGATGCTCGAATGTCTGCGTTGATACATTTGTTGCACAGCACGGGGGCTAGAATCGCGGAAATATTGACGTTGGATTTAGACGGTGTAGATATTCAAAATCGGAAGTTTCAGGTAATTGGTAAGCGAAATAAGCAACGATGGTGTTTTTACAGCGAAAGTGCTGCACAAAGTCTAAATAACTACCTCAAATATTACAGGCATCCGTGCGTGTCGGCATTGTTTACAGCCCAACAACCCTTTAGTCTCAAAGTTTCTCGTCTATCTTACGCAACAGCTTATAAGTCCTTACTTGAGGTAATTAAGGGCGTAAGCGAATTAGAAGGAATTCGTTTCCACGATTTGAGACATACCTTTGGTACTGAAAGGGTCGGTTTGATGGGTATCGACGAACTACGTGCATTGATGGGACATGAGACGATTCAAATGACTTTGCGATATTCAAAAGTTACTTCTCGGCGTGCAGAAGAAGTAGCACAAAAAGCCTTTGAGAAAATCCCAAATTATGGGCAGTAA
- a CDS encoding double zinc ribbon domain-containing protein: protein MDVSLVDVAPNPSEPLGRYIQRVRDSNRLTQLELSIKAGIHVQTIRKIESGGTSRLSQKGKSGLAAALGIPQEYLDAVVKQTPVEAIGALKFCPKCWTPGTTLDPMWTSLRSKYCFACGTTLRDRCGSCNEPIMSLKFKFCPYCGESYKQT from the coding sequence ATGGATGTATCTCTCGTAGATGTGGCTCCAAACCCGTCTGAACCGTTGGGACGGTATATTCAACGTGTCCGTGATTCCAATCGTTTAACGCAGTTGGAATTAAGTATAAAAGCGGGTATACATGTCCAAACCATACGTAAAATTGAATCTGGTGGCACATCTCGACTTAGCCAAAAAGGGAAATCGGGGTTAGCGGCGGCATTGGGCATACCCCAGGAATATCTTGATGCTGTCGTCAAACAAACACCTGTTGAGGCAATAGGTGCGTTGAAATTTTGCCCTAAGTGTTGGACACCTGGCACAACACTTGACCCAATGTGGACTTCGTTACGGTCAAAATATTGCTTTGCTTGCGGTACAACTTTACGCGACCGATGTGGAAGTTGCAATGAACCAATCATGTCGCTCAAATTTAAATTCTGCCCTTATTGTGGAGAATCCTATAAACAGACGTAA
- a CDS encoding Tn3 family transposase — MATRELLSDIQRIQFTQIPIDITDRDIVRYYTFNTDDLKVINSRRRVHNRLGMAVQLCYLRFPGRVWELGEKVPNSILSYVASQLSVKPKFFKKYAVRDTTRREHLAELQKVLGYDSMSISHYKRLSKWLLKLAFNTDKGIALVEALIEEMRRTKIIIPAMSTVERLAWETRRRAQNQFYLSLTQCLTTIQKKELDGLLVINVEKNRTPLVWLRQPPGVANPKNFLKILDKFEFIRDLNLDSSCLAKVHHNRLVQLTRIGVKTTPAHIARLDELRRYATLVAFLLETSAIFVDTAISMHDKMIGKLFRRSENQRNQNFQHDGKAINEKVRLYADIGDALINAREGEGDAYAAIESVLSWDDFLKSVEEAGKLARPADFDYFDLLDRRYSQLRRYTPTLLSAFEFKASNPAAAIVEALNLIKELNDTNRRNIPDDAPVDFVKPRWLKYVFNNGKIDRHYYEMCVLSELRDCLRSGDISVAGSRQDQNFEDYLLPQDQWQILCNNNEIPVAITTDFTTYIEQRQELLFEQFDKVSDLLATDKLPGVLIENEKLVISPVISNMPDGATQFGDRIYNLLPRIKLTEILVEVDSWTGFTKHFTHLQTGELASDKIILLSTILADAINLGLVKMAEALPSPDLTFERLAWVDDWYIRDETYSKALAEIINFHTKIPFSAYWGDGKTSSSDGQRFKAAGPKSFNEEINAKYGTDRSVTFYTHISDQYGPFHTNVIYATDRDATHVLDGLMYHETDLKIEEHFTDTNGFTDHVFGICHLLGFRFCPRMRDLASKKLHFFDGVNQNSPLLPLLGEKINVKLIAACWDDILRLATSVSIGTVTASLIMRKLASYPRQNKLAIALREVGRIERTLFTLYWLQSPQLRRKATSELNKGELKNSLSRAVFFHRLGEVRDRSFEDQSIRASGLNLAVAAIVLWNTVYLENAVNLLKSEGVIIPEEYLQHLSPMGWEHINLTGDYIWNLKSASSIDNLRPLRRKKTNFKLS; from the coding sequence TTGGCTACCCGCGAATTATTATCTGATATACAACGAATTCAATTTACTCAAATACCTATAGATATTACCGACCGAGATATTGTTCGCTACTACACTTTTAACACTGATGATTTAAAAGTTATAAACAGTCGCCGTCGCGTACATAATCGTTTAGGAATGGCGGTGCAATTATGTTATTTGCGGTTCCCAGGTCGGGTATGGGAATTAGGAGAAAAAGTACCGAATTCCATTTTGTCCTATGTTGCCTCACAATTGTCAGTTAAGCCGAAGTTTTTCAAAAAATATGCGGTACGAGATACCACTCGCCGGGAGCATTTAGCAGAACTTCAGAAAGTTTTAGGCTATGACTCTATGAGTATATCTCACTACAAAAGACTCTCTAAATGGTTGCTGAAACTGGCTTTTAACACAGATAAGGGAATTGCTTTAGTCGAAGCACTGATTGAAGAAATGCGTCGAACTAAAATAATAATCCCCGCAATGTCTACAGTTGAAAGGCTGGCTTGGGAAACACGACGACGCGCTCAAAACCAATTTTATTTATCGCTAACTCAATGCTTAACAACTATTCAAAAGAAAGAACTTGATGGTTTATTGGTGATAAATGTTGAAAAGAACCGGACTCCATTAGTTTGGTTGCGCCAACCACCTGGAGTAGCCAATCCCAAGAATTTCTTAAAAATATTAGATAAGTTTGAATTTATTCGTGATTTAAATTTAGATAGCTCATGTCTAGCTAAAGTACACCATAATCGTTTGGTGCAATTAACCCGTATTGGAGTGAAAACAACGCCTGCACACATAGCGAGATTAGATGAGCTAAGAAGATATGCTACTTTGGTTGCTTTTTTATTAGAAACATCTGCCATATTTGTTGACACTGCAATCTCAATGCACGACAAGATGATAGGTAAATTGTTCCGCCGCAGTGAAAATCAACGTAACCAAAATTTTCAACACGATGGAAAAGCTATTAATGAGAAAGTCAGGCTCTATGCTGATATAGGAGATGCTCTAATTAACGCCAGAGAGGGAGAAGGAGATGCCTATGCTGCCATTGAATCGGTGTTAAGTTGGGATGATTTTCTGAAAAGTGTTGAAGAAGCTGGGAAATTAGCACGTCCTGCGGATTTTGATTATTTTGATTTGCTCGACAGACGTTATTCCCAATTACGTAGATATACACCAACATTACTTTCAGCCTTTGAGTTTAAAGCTAGCAATCCAGCCGCAGCTATTGTTGAAGCGTTAAATTTAATCAAAGAACTAAATGATACTAATCGCCGTAATATACCAGACGATGCACCAGTTGATTTTGTCAAACCCCGATGGTTAAAATATGTGTTTAATAATGGTAAAATTGACCGTCATTATTACGAAATGTGTGTCTTAAGTGAACTCCGAGACTGTTTGCGTTCGGGGGACATTTCGGTTGCAGGTTCTCGACAGGATCAAAATTTTGAGGATTATCTTCTACCCCAAGACCAATGGCAGATTCTGTGCAATAACAATGAAATACCAGTGGCGATTACAACGGATTTTACGACTTATATTGAACAACGTCAAGAATTGTTGTTTGAACAATTCGATAAAGTTTCTGACTTACTAGCAACAGATAAACTACCTGGCGTTCTCATTGAAAATGAAAAATTAGTGATCAGTCCAGTTATTAGTAATATGCCTGACGGTGCTACTCAGTTTGGCGACCGAATTTATAATTTATTACCGCGAATTAAGCTGACAGAAATACTAGTTGAAGTTGATTCATGGACTGGTTTTACTAAACACTTTACCCATCTACAAACGGGGGAATTGGCTTCAGATAAAATTATTTTGCTCAGTACTATTTTAGCTGACGCGATTAATTTAGGTTTGGTGAAAATGGCTGAGGCATTACCCTCACCCGATTTAACTTTCGAGCGATTAGCGTGGGTTGATGATTGGTATATACGTGATGAAACATACTCAAAGGCTCTAGCAGAGATAATTAATTTTCATACCAAAATTCCATTTTCTGCCTATTGGGGTGATGGGAAAACTTCTTCAAGCGATGGTCAGCGATTTAAGGCAGCTGGTCCTAAAAGCTTTAATGAAGAGATTAACGCTAAATATGGAACTGATAGAAGCGTGACATTTTACACGCACATTTCCGACCAGTATGGACCATTCCACACTAACGTGATTTATGCAACTGATAGGGATGCAACTCATGTTCTGGATGGTTTGATGTATCACGAAACTGACTTAAAAATAGAAGAACATTTTACTGATACTAACGGTTTTACTGACCATGTTTTTGGTATATGTCATCTACTGGGGTTTCGTTTTTGTCCCCGGATGCGTGATTTAGCTTCTAAAAAGTTACACTTTTTTGATGGTGTTAATCAGAATTCCCCTTTGTTACCGCTTTTAGGTGAGAAAATTAATGTCAAATTGATTGCTGCTTGCTGGGATGATATTCTCCGACTGGCTACTTCCGTTTCAATTGGAACAGTTACGGCTTCCTTGATCATGCGTAAGTTAGCGTCATATCCTCGCCAAAACAAATTAGCGATCGCTCTGCGGGAAGTAGGAAGAATTGAGAGGACATTGTTCACTCTTTATTGGTTGCAAAGCCCTCAGTTGCGACGTAAAGCTACGAGTGAACTTAACAAGGGGGAATTGAAAAACTCGTTGTCGAGAGCGGTTTTCTTCCACCGTTTGGGTGAAGTGCGTGACCGTTCGTTTGAAGATCAATCAATACGTGCAAGCGGTTTGAATTTGGCTGTGGCGGCGATTGTGCTTTGGAATACGGTGTATTTGGAGAATGCGGTTAATTTATTGAAGTCGGAGGGTGTAATTATCCCAGAGGAATACTTACAACATTTATCACCAATGGGGTGGGAACATATCAATTTGACTGGTGATTATATTTGGAATCTTAAGTCAGCAAGTAGCATTGATAATTTGCGTCCTTTGAGAAGGAAAAAAACAAACTTTAAATTAAGCTGA
- a CDS encoding LssY C-terminal domain-containing protein, whose product MQQASNSNSDERPKHRHWFWYIFGTLVGLFGLYALVSYVVLPALWHHYEHNPKLEHSPKTTQTAEGISGDPLNIGFVGTTAEVVQALLAAGWHPADPITLRSSVGIAKSVLFKHSYPTAPVSNLYLWGRKQDLAFELPIGNNAKTRHHVRLWQSNNLNADSRPLWLGSATFDQSVELSHRTGQITHHINADIDEERDNVIKSIDLTHQIAQLYQVTGIGATWVGRNGGGDRYYTDGELTICVLSMNNIAQTKPSTYSPSPEPVKFKNQLWLWLRHYFK is encoded by the coding sequence ATGCAACAAGCCTCTAACTCAAATAGTGATGAACGCCCAAAACATCGACATTGGTTTTGGTATATTTTTGGGACGTTAGTTGGTTTATTCGGCCTATATGCACTGGTGAGTTATGTCGTTTTACCAGCACTGTGGCATCACTACGAACATAACCCCAAGCTGGAACATTCTCCGAAAACGACGCAAACGGCAGAAGGGATCTCTGGAGATCCTTTGAATATTGGATTTGTCGGTACAACAGCAGAAGTGGTGCAGGCGCTACTGGCAGCAGGCTGGCATCCAGCAGACCCGATTACCTTACGCTCAAGTGTTGGAATTGCTAAAAGTGTTCTCTTCAAGCATTCTTACCCAACTGCACCTGTAAGTAATTTATATCTGTGGGGACGCAAACAGGATTTAGCTTTTGAACTACCTATAGGAAACAATGCCAAAACTAGACATCACGTTCGCTTGTGGCAATCAAACAACCTGAATGCTGATAGTAGACCCCTATGGCTAGGTTCAGCAACATTTGACCAAAGCGTGGAACTTAGCCACCGCACAGGACAGATTACTCACCATATTAATGCAGACATTGATGAAGAAAGAGATAACGTAATTAAAAGTATTGATTTGACACACCAGATTGCCCAATTATATCAAGTCACAGGTATAGGGGCCACATGGGTTGGTCGGAACGGAGGAGGTGACAGATATTATACAGATGGCGAACTAACTATTTGTGTACTTTCAATGAATAATATTGCTCAAACAAAACCATCAACTTATTCACCATCACCAGAGCCTGTTAAGTTCAAAAATCAACTGTGGTTATGGCTGCGACACTATTTTAAATAG
- a CDS encoding transposase family protein, whose product MLNHIEKNKKETQRLIGLEYEQLQQLIQNAEQLNYEKQALRESKKVRIIAGGGGRKPKLCVAEQIILTLVYLRHMTTFQLLGIQFGVSESTANDIFNYWLPILRELLPSSLIEQVKKNESDYEVVKEILTEYELIVDSYEQVRERPGDNEEQEKYFSGKKSNHTFKSQIIIMPDGRDIVDVVAGEPGSKSDITMFRENRDNFDQKQSFKGDLGYLGEDLIDTPIKKPRNKELTTKQKKSNKQFSSKRVFVEHRIRSVKIFRVVQDRFRLNPKKYEQVILTICGLVRLRIRALILPVQIYPMPSG is encoded by the coding sequence ATGCTGAACCACATTGAAAAGAACAAGAAAGAAACACAACGTTTAATTGGTCTGGAGTATGAACAGTTACAACAGTTAATACAAAATGCTGAACAATTAAATTATGAAAAACAAGCTTTGCGAGAATCAAAAAAAGTTAGAATTATTGCTGGTGGTGGAGGTCGAAAGCCAAAACTATGTGTTGCCGAACAAATAATTTTAACCTTGGTGTATCTGAGACACATGACGACGTTTCAACTTCTTGGTATCCAGTTTGGAGTAAGTGAATCGACAGCAAATGACATATTTAATTATTGGTTGCCAATACTGAGGGAATTGCTACCATCCAGTTTAATTGAACAAGTAAAAAAAAACGAATCTGATTATGAGGTAGTTAAAGAAATACTCACAGAATATGAATTAATTGTAGACAGCTATGAACAAGTCAGGGAAAGACCCGGAGATAATGAAGAACAAGAAAAATATTTTTCGGGCAAGAAGAGTAATCATACATTTAAAAGCCAAATAATTATCATGCCAGATGGTAGAGATATCGTTGATGTTGTGGCAGGAGAACCAGGTTCAAAAAGCGATATAACAATGTTTAGAGAAAACCGTGACAACTTTGACCAAAAACAAAGTTTTAAGGGAGATTTAGGTTATCTAGGAGAAGATTTAATTGATACTCCAATTAAGAAACCAAGAAATAAAGAGTTAACAACTAAACAGAAAAAATCAAATAAGCAGTTTTCATCCAAACGAGTATTTGTTGAACATCGAATCCGTTCGGTAAAAATTTTTCGAGTTGTTCAAGACAGATTTAGGTTAAATCCTAAAAAGTATGAACAAGTTATCTTGACAATTTGTGGACTAGTAAGATTACGAATTCGAGCGCTAATATTACCAGTCCAAATATATCCTATGCCATCAGGCTAA
- a CDS encoding DUF1186 domain-containing protein has translation MQIEEILAQLENNTNEFPRLALERAIEERETITSILIEILDKLSNNLEELLEKSDYILHIHALYLLAQFREVAAYPTIIKFFSVPGDVALDVTGDIVTEDLCRILASVSGSNIEPIKQLIENPEANEYVRGAALEALLVLIAQEVLTREQVIQYYAKLFSTLDKEDYYIQTTLVTNSAQLCAVELQEQIDRAFEEELVDLFFIDQEDVSTYLVVERKEALNRLCNNTKYSFIKDIILEMESWSCFQPQEREPSYNIFIPEGFSLGTSETSKNKARDKKKMQKQSRRKNRSKKK, from the coding sequence ATGCAAATAGAAGAAATTTTAGCCCAACTAGAAAATAACACTAATGAATTTCCTCGTTTAGCGTTAGAAAGAGCCATTGAAGAGCGAGAAACCATTACATCTATATTAATAGAAATTTTAGACAAACTGAGTAACAATTTAGAAGAGCTACTAGAAAAATCAGACTATATTTTACATATCCATGCTTTATATTTACTGGCACAATTTAGGGAAGTAGCAGCATATCCTACAATTATCAAGTTTTTTTCAGTTCCTGGGGATGTGGCATTAGATGTAACTGGAGATATAGTAACTGAAGATTTATGCAGAATACTTGCTTCCGTTAGTGGCTCAAATATTGAGCCAATAAAGCAACTTATAGAAAATCCAGAAGCCAATGAATATGTAAGGGGTGCTGCATTAGAAGCATTATTGGTTTTAATAGCTCAAGAAGTCCTTACTAGAGAACAGGTGATACAATATTATGCCAAGCTGTTTTCTACTTTAGATAAAGAAGATTATTATATCCAAACTACTTTAGTAACCAATAGCGCACAGCTTTGTGCAGTCGAACTGCAAGAACAAATAGATCGGGCATTTGAAGAAGAATTGGTTGATTTGTTTTTTATTGACCAAGAAGATGTAAGCACTTATCTAGTAGTAGAGAGAAAAGAAGCTTTAAATAGACTATGTAACAATACAAAGTATTCTTTTATTAAAGATATAATCTTAGAAATGGAGAGTTGGAGTTGTTTCCAACCACAAGAGAGAGAGCCATCATATAATATTTTTATTCCAGAAGGATTTAGCCTTGGAACATCTGAAACATCTAAAAATAAAGCTAGGGATAAGAAAAAAATGCAAAAGCAATCTCGGAGAAAAAATCGTTCTAAAAAGAAATGA
- a CDS encoding P63C domain-containing protein → MDDCRILDTPRPWTKLFETEFEENLARISKLHKKHIQNGKYYWEFVYNWMTPEEKAKLDIVNPILPNGRRKYKIHQMLSKETKERLSPHVISVLVLMKSANSVAELRRLVQRQYGIDQPNLFDGWEIK, encoded by the coding sequence ATCGATGATTGCCGCATCCTTGATACCCCGCGTCCTTGGACAAAACTTTTTGAAACTGAGTTTGAGGAGAATCTAGCACGGATAAGCAAACTACATAAAAAGCACATACAAAATGGCAAATACTATTGGGAATTTGTCTACAACTGGATGACTCCAGAAGAAAAAGCCAAGCTCGATATCGTTAATCCAATTTTGCCTAACGGGAGAAGAAAGTACAAAATACACCAAATGCTGTCGAAAGAAACAAAGGAGAGGTTATCTCCTCACGTTATATCAGTTCTGGTTCTGATGAAGTCGGCTAATTCGGTGGCAGAACTGAGGCGGCTGGTGCAGAGGCAGTACGGAATAGATCAGCCTAATCTGTTTGATGGCTGGGAAATCAAGTAG